A stretch of the Vagococcus xieshaowenii genome encodes the following:
- a CDS encoding cation:proton antiporter: MSFLLVISLILIVTKIMEHLAVKLTLPSVVGSLFVGILLGPAVLGVVQKSDGINLLSHIGVILLMFLAGVESDFNRLKKYLKPSVSVAILGIVMPMIMFYVTSMLFGFGSKESLFISLIFSATSLSITIQVLKELNYVQTREGSVVVGAALLDDIMVVILLNVVMSLLTPGVGLAQVGKLLLTTVLFFVGVFAFQRFLLPIVLKLYEKVSVPEKNLALGLALAFFFSYVAETLGMSDIIGAFFAGIMLSQTKVGHEIEGKIDQINRAFFAPVFFVSIGLDLSFHGLGKYWYLIIIFSVLAVLSKYVGGYIGAKFDGFDRKSAAIVGASMISRGEMALILVSLGLKQAIISESLYALIVLVVLISTVAAPILLKQAVMTKQKMLEKERI; encoded by the coding sequence ATGTCATTTTTATTAGTCATTAGTTTGATTTTGATCGTTACTAAGATCATGGAGCATTTAGCCGTGAAGTTGACGTTACCGTCAGTTGTCGGAAGTTTATTTGTGGGGATTTTATTAGGCCCCGCCGTTTTAGGAGTCGTTCAAAAGAGCGATGGCATCAATCTGCTATCGCATATCGGGGTCATTTTATTAATGTTTTTAGCCGGGGTGGAAAGTGATTTTAATCGCTTGAAAAAATATTTAAAACCATCTGTGTCTGTCGCAATACTGGGTATTGTAATGCCAATGATCATGTTCTACGTGACGTCTATGCTATTTGGTTTTGGAAGTAAAGAGTCATTATTTATTAGTTTAATTTTTAGTGCGACTTCATTAAGTATTACGATTCAAGTATTGAAAGAATTGAATTACGTTCAAACAAGAGAAGGATCGGTTGTTGTCGGTGCCGCATTATTAGATGATATTATGGTCGTGATTCTATTAAATGTGGTAATGAGTCTCTTAACACCTGGTGTTGGCCTAGCGCAAGTTGGTAAATTATTGCTAACCACTGTCTTATTCTTTGTCGGTGTTTTTGCGTTTCAACGCTTTTTATTACCGATTGTCTTAAAATTATATGAAAAAGTTTCGGTGCCTGAAAAAAATCTGGCGTTAGGATTAGCGTTAGCCTTTTTCTTTAGTTATGTTGCGGAGACGTTAGGAATGTCAGATATTATTGGTGCTTTCTTTGCGGGTATCATGTTGTCACAAACTAAAGTGGGGCATGAGATTGAAGGGAAAATTGATCAAATCAATAGAGCCTTTTTCGCGCCTGTCTTTTTTGTAAGTATTGGTTTAGATTTATCGTTCCACGGTTTAGGTAAGTATTGGTACTTAATTATTATCTTCAGTGTACTTGCAGTATTATCTAAATATGTGGGTGGCTACATTGGGGCGAAATTCGATGGCTTTGATCGTAAAAGTGCGGCTATCGTAGGTGCGAGTATGATTTCACGAGGTGAGATGGCATTAATCTTGGTGTCATTAGGCTTGAAACAAGCTATTATCTCTGAGAGTTTATACGCATTAATCGTATTAGTAGTCTTAATCAGCACAGTTGCAGCGCCGATTTTATTAAAACAAGCCGTTATGACCAAACAAAAAATGTTGGAAAAAGAGCGTATATAA
- a CDS encoding S1C family serine protease, which translates to MEQDNKTEKNNQQTSLLKRFGISLAGGILGGGLVLGGAQLLSNDSNSTSTNSTKSQTTQVSNISYDVTSDTTKAVDKVQNAVVSVINLQKQQAMSDPFGGLFGGNSPSNQKEEDNDNLETSSEGSGVIYRKDGDFAYIVTNNHVVSGSDALEILLNDGTTIKGELVGRDSYTDLAVIKISSKDIKTTATFGDSDKIKVGEPAIAIGSPLGTEYASSVTQGIISAKNRSIQNTNDDNEPVNINAIQTDAAINPGNSGGALINAAGQVIGINSVKIASSTSGVSAEGMGFAIPSNDVVNIINQLEKDGKVTRPALGVSMYDLANISSQQRSEILNLTDDVTAGIVIMTVQNATPAEKAGLEKYDVIVDIDGEAIESSSDLQSILYNKKVGDTIKVTYYRGKEKKTTSVKLSIDQSALQQNNTNN; encoded by the coding sequence ATGGAACAAGATAATAAAACAGAAAAAAATAATCAACAAACTAGTTTGTTAAAACGATTTGGTATTAGTTTAGCAGGAGGGATTCTTGGTGGTGGTTTAGTCTTAGGAGGCGCACAACTCTTATCCAACGATTCAAACAGCACTTCTACTAACTCCACTAAGTCTCAGACTACTCAAGTAAGCAATATTAGTTACGATGTGACTAGTGATACAACTAAAGCCGTGGATAAAGTACAAAATGCAGTCGTTTCTGTCATCAACTTACAAAAACAACAAGCCATGTCAGACCCATTTGGTGGCCTTTTTGGTGGTAATAGTCCATCTAACCAAAAAGAAGAGGATAATGACAACTTAGAAACTAGCAGTGAAGGAAGCGGGGTTATTTACCGAAAAGATGGCGATTTTGCTTATATCGTGACTAATAACCATGTTGTTTCTGGATCTGACGCACTAGAAATCTTATTAAACGATGGGACAACTATCAAAGGTGAGCTTGTCGGTCGTGATTCTTATACCGACTTAGCTGTTATTAAAATCAGTAGTAAAGACATCAAAACTACCGCAACATTCGGTGATTCTGACAAAATAAAAGTCGGTGAGCCAGCTATTGCGATTGGTTCTCCTTTAGGAACTGAATATGCAAGTTCGGTAACACAGGGCATCATCTCTGCAAAAAACCGTAGCATCCAAAACACTAATGATGATAACGAACCCGTGAATATCAATGCCATACAAACAGATGCGGCGATCAACCCAGGGAATTCAGGTGGTGCCTTAATCAACGCAGCCGGACAAGTCATCGGTATTAATTCTGTTAAAATCGCCTCATCAACATCCGGTGTGTCAGCAGAAGGAATGGGCTTTGCTATTCCAAGTAACGACGTTGTTAACATCATTAATCAATTAGAAAAAGATGGTAAAGTAACACGTCCAGCTTTAGGTGTCTCAATGTATGACTTAGCTAACATCAGCTCACAACAACGTTCAGAAATTCTAAACTTAACCGATGATGTCACAGCAGGTATCGTGATCATGACCGTACAAAACGCAACACCGGCTGAAAAAGCAGGTCTAGAAAAATATGACGTGATTGTCGACATTGACGGCGAAGCAATTGAATCTTCAAGTGATTTACAATCTATTCTTTACAACAAAAAAGTCGGTGACACCATTAAAGTCACTTACTACCGAGGCAAAGAGAAGAAAACAACCTCTGTCAAATTAAGCATTGACCAATCTGCCTTGCAACAAAACAACACTAATAACTAA
- the rlmH gene encoding 23S rRNA (pseudouridine(1915)-N(3))-methyltransferase RlmH, protein MKVTIIGVGKLKEKYLKQGIEEYAKRLSKYTKFDIIEVPDEQAPENLSPAEMIQVKQKEGERILSKIKDTDYVYALVIQGKLVSSEELAKTMEQATIQGKSHLVFIIGGSLGLSDDVIKRSNEQLSFGRITLPHQLMRLVLSEQVYRGFRIMNGHAYHK, encoded by the coding sequence ATGAAAGTAACCATTATTGGTGTGGGAAAGTTAAAAGAAAAATATCTTAAACAAGGGATAGAAGAATACGCTAAGCGTCTAAGCAAGTATACAAAATTTGATATTATCGAAGTCCCTGATGAACAAGCCCCTGAGAATTTGAGCCCAGCTGAAATGATCCAAGTGAAACAAAAAGAAGGCGAACGTATTTTAAGTAAAATCAAAGACACAGATTACGTGTATGCTTTAGTGATTCAAGGAAAATTGGTCTCTTCAGAAGAGTTGGCTAAGACAATGGAACAAGCCACTATTCAAGGGAAAAGTCACTTAGTCTTTATTATTGGAGGTTCATTAGGATTATCTGATGACGTCATTAAACGTAGCAATGAGCAATTATCTTTTGGTCGTATTACATTACCCCATCAATTGATGCGCTTAGTGTTGAGCGAGCAAGTTTATCGAGGCTTTAGAATTATGAATGGCCATGCGTATCATAAATAA
- the sdaAB gene encoding L-serine ammonia-lyase, iron-sulfur-dependent subunit beta produces MAKKEVQVINFKSCFDVIGPIMIGPSSSHTAGAIMIGRVANLLFNGKPKRALVKYYESFAQTHKGHGTDYAIASGILGFSTSDSRVPKALEIAEEQGIEIEFVEMPGDSPVGHANTACITLQDDEREIHVTGTSIGGGTIEVKYIEIEGFAIEPQGPLPMLLVITENSQVKSFMEDFLVEHQIKITTITRHQSEDDRYLFVYDLDSPLSEELRAEIVAMGDPSRLIVL; encoded by the coding sequence ATGGCAAAAAAAGAAGTACAGGTAATTAATTTTAAGAGTTGTTTTGATGTCATAGGTCCTATTATGATAGGGCCATCAAGTTCGCATACGGCAGGAGCTATTATGATAGGTCGTGTGGCTAATTTATTGTTTAATGGTAAGCCAAAGCGAGCACTTGTAAAGTATTATGAGTCATTTGCTCAAACGCATAAGGGCCATGGAACGGATTATGCAATTGCTAGTGGTATTTTAGGTTTTTCAACATCTGATTCACGTGTTCCTAAAGCGCTAGAAATAGCTGAGGAACAAGGAATTGAAATTGAATTTGTTGAAATGCCAGGTGATAGTCCAGTAGGTCATGCGAATACAGCGTGTATTACGCTACAAGATGATGAGCGTGAAATTCATGTGACCGGTACTTCTATCGGAGGAGGAACAATTGAGGTTAAATATATCGAGATTGAAGGTTTCGCCATTGAGCCACAAGGTCCGCTACCGATGTTGTTAGTCATTACAGAAAATAGTCAGGTTAAAAGTTTTATGGAAGATTTTTTAGTTGAACATCAAATCAAGATAACAACAATCACACGTCATCAAAGCGAAGATGATCGTTATTTGTTTGTCTATGATCTTGACTCTCCTTTATCAGAGGAGTTGCGAGCAGAAATCGTTGCGATGGGTGACCCATCACGATTAATTGTGTTGTAA
- the sdaAA gene encoding L-serine ammonia-lyase, iron-sulfur-dependent, subunit alpha — MYLSIESFIQEAEKTGKCLSDLMIEQEMAHTQMSYEEVWHLMELNLQTMEAAVIASTEGEGVFSPTGLTGGDAIKLKKYRESGKTLSGDLMLQGVQSALGTNEVNAAMGVICATPTAGASGTLPGVLFSIKDSLGLSREQMIRFLFTSGLFGLVVANNAMIAGAVGGCQAEVGSASAMAAAAAVEVAGGTPRQSADAFGTALGNLLGLVCDPVAGLVEIPCVKRNAIGAGNALIAADMALAGIENKIPADEVVEAMRQVGVNMPRELRETGIGGLAGSITGRRMKEEIFG, encoded by the coding sequence ATGTATTTATCAATTGAATCATTCATACAAGAAGCTGAAAAAACTGGAAAATGTTTATCTGATTTAATGATTGAACAAGAAATGGCTCATACTCAAATGAGCTATGAAGAAGTATGGCATTTAATGGAATTAAACTTACAAACAATGGAAGCAGCGGTAATAGCCTCTACAGAAGGAGAAGGTGTATTTTCTCCAACTGGCTTAACAGGTGGTGACGCGATTAAATTAAAAAAATACCGTGAAAGTGGTAAGACACTCTCTGGAGACTTGATGTTACAAGGGGTGCAAAGTGCGCTAGGAACCAACGAAGTGAATGCGGCAATGGGCGTTATTTGTGCGACACCAACTGCGGGTGCAAGTGGCACATTACCCGGTGTGTTATTTTCAATTAAAGATAGCTTAGGATTGTCTCGTGAACAGATGATTCGCTTCCTTTTCACATCAGGCTTATTTGGATTAGTTGTAGCAAACAATGCGATGATTGCCGGAGCTGTTGGGGGATGTCAGGCAGAAGTCGGGAGTGCATCAGCTATGGCAGCCGCTGCAGCGGTTGAAGTAGCAGGTGGAACACCTCGACAATCAGCGGATGCATTTGGGACAGCACTAGGTAATTTATTAGGATTAGTCTGTGACCCAGTAGCCGGTCTAGTTGAAATCCCTTGTGTGAAACGTAACGCTATTGGTGCAGGGAATGCTTTGATTGCGGCTGATATGGCCTTAGCTGGAATTGAAAACAAAATTCCAGCAGATGAAGTAGTTGAAGCGATGCGTCAAGTAGGGGTTAACATGCCTCGAGAATTACGTGAAACGGGAATAGGCGGTTTAGCGGGTTCTATCACAGGTAGACGTATGAAAGAAGAAATTTTTGGCTAA
- a CDS encoding DRTGG domain-containing protein, translated as MTSKHDQILAYVENLPVGERISVRGIAKQLEVSEGTAYRAIKAAENHGIVSTIERVGTIRIEQKNHENIETLTFKELTKVIEGTVLGGKEGLDKTLVKFVIGAMTTGAMDRYITPDSLMIVGNRKEVQELALKKGAAVLVTGGFDISEDILKLADEVGLPVLSTTYDTFTVATLINRVISDQMIRKEILSVGDIYTNLSLTNFLFHTDTVEDYEKKAQETGHSRFPVVNKSMRVLGVVTAKDVIGKLPNQLIEKVMTRDTNNAKLHMSVASIGHLMIWDGIEMMPVVEDDLRLIGIISRRDIMKAMQMAQRQPQVANTIADQIVEGITEITQEGDSMIFGVNVSPQMVDNVGALSYGVLSEMIVSVVRRLLQTQHKRNLIVEQMSLYYFRMIQIESQIEIRPRLLEVGRRTAKVDIEVYLDKTIVAKAIVDCQLMGKS; from the coding sequence ATGACAAGTAAACACGACCAAATATTGGCATATGTAGAGAATCTTCCTGTAGGAGAGCGAATTTCTGTACGTGGGATTGCCAAACAACTAGAAGTCAGTGAAGGAACGGCTTATCGCGCGATTAAAGCTGCGGAAAATCATGGCATTGTTTCAACCATTGAACGTGTTGGAACGATTCGAATCGAGCAAAAAAATCATGAAAATATTGAAACATTAACATTTAAAGAACTAACAAAAGTTATTGAAGGAACTGTTTTAGGCGGTAAAGAAGGGTTAGACAAAACGTTAGTTAAATTTGTTATTGGTGCCATGACAACTGGTGCGATGGATCGCTATATTACCCCGGATTCTTTAATGATTGTCGGTAACCGTAAAGAAGTACAAGAACTAGCCCTAAAAAAAGGTGCAGCTGTACTAGTCACAGGTGGCTTTGATATTTCTGAGGATATTTTAAAGCTAGCTGATGAAGTAGGTTTGCCGGTATTGAGCACAACGTATGATACGTTTACCGTGGCAACCCTAATTAACCGTGTGATTAGCGACCAAATGATACGAAAAGAAATTTTATCGGTTGGCGATATTTATACGAACTTATCGTTAACTAATTTCTTGTTTCACACTGATACAGTAGAAGATTATGAGAAGAAAGCACAAGAAACTGGTCATTCACGTTTTCCAGTGGTGAATAAGAGTATGCGTGTACTAGGTGTGGTGACAGCTAAAGATGTTATCGGCAAACTGCCTAACCAACTAATCGAAAAAGTAATGACACGCGATACCAACAATGCTAAATTACATATGAGTGTCGCCAGCATAGGGCATTTAATGATTTGGGATGGTATTGAGATGATGCCAGTTGTGGAAGATGACTTGCGTTTAATTGGTATTATTTCCCGACGAGATATTATGAAAGCTATGCAAATGGCACAAAGACAACCTCAAGTAGCCAACACTATCGCTGATCAAATTGTTGAAGGTATTACTGAAATCACTCAAGAAGGCGACAGTATGATTTTTGGTGTGAATGTCTCTCCTCAAATGGTGGATAATGTTGGGGCATTATCTTATGGGGTATTAAGTGAGATGATCGTGAGTGTCGTAAGACGTTTGTTACAAACACAACATAAGCGTAACTTGATTGTAGAACAAATGTCACTGTATTATTTCCGAATGATTCAGATTGAAAGTCAAATTGAAATTAGACCTAGATTGCTAGAAGTTGGAAGACGAACAGCGAAGGTAGATATTGAAGTATATTTAGACAAAACGATTGTGGCTAAAGCTATCGTAGATTGTCAATTAATGGGTAAATCATAG
- a CDS encoding DHH family phosphoesterase, producing the protein MMIQQEILKAIKQYETIIIHRHERPDPDALGSQGGLAEIILASFPEKKVYLVGEDVANLLYLNKMDEVEDEVYQGALVIVTDTANSPRIDDKRYALGDKLVKIDHHPNDEPYGDLVWVNTGASSCSEIIYDFYAQFEDELTLTDEGARLLYAGIVGDTGRFMYPASTAHTLEVAAKLRQYDFDAIEIHRQMDEMDEKVGKLMGYVLANIDSDGKGTAKVVIPYSILEEYGIDDSETSGLIPVAGKISTIQVWALFVQQPSGVYRVRMRSKGPVINEIAKRHRGGGHPLASGAFAADQAEIDQIFAEMQAVLK; encoded by the coding sequence CTGATGATACAACAAGAAATTTTAAAAGCGATTAAGCAGTATGAAACGATTATTATTCATCGTCATGAGCGTCCAGATCCAGATGCACTAGGTTCTCAAGGGGGGCTTGCCGAAATTATTCTAGCCTCTTTTCCTGAGAAAAAAGTTTATTTAGTTGGGGAAGATGTAGCGAACTTACTTTATTTAAATAAAATGGACGAGGTTGAAGATGAGGTTTATCAAGGGGCATTAGTGATTGTAACAGATACGGCTAATAGTCCACGTATCGATGATAAACGTTACGCATTAGGTGATAAATTAGTGAAGATTGATCATCATCCTAATGATGAGCCTTACGGTGACTTGGTCTGGGTGAATACTGGCGCAAGTAGCTGTAGTGAAATTATTTATGATTTCTATGCACAATTTGAAGATGAATTAACACTGACTGATGAAGGCGCGCGTTTATTATATGCGGGAATTGTTGGCGATACCGGTCGCTTCATGTACCCTGCTTCAACGGCTCATACATTAGAGGTGGCTGCTAAATTACGTCAATATGATTTTGATGCCATTGAGATTCATCGTCAAATGGACGAGATGGATGAAAAAGTGGGCAAATTAATGGGTTACGTATTAGCAAATATCGATTCAGATGGAAAAGGGACTGCCAAAGTCGTGATTCCTTACAGCATTTTGGAAGAGTACGGCATTGATGATTCCGAAACATCAGGTTTAATTCCAGTTGCTGGAAAAATCTCAACAATTCAAGTTTGGGCACTTTTTGTCCAGCAACCAAGTGGTGTATATCGTGTGCGCATGCGTTCAAAAGGACCTGTTATCAACGAAATCGCCAAACGCCATCGCGGTGGCGGTCACCCACTAGCTAGTGGAGCCTTTGCGGCAGACCAAGCAGAAATTGATCAAATCTTTGCAGAAATGCAAGCAGTCTTAAAGTGA
- the abc-f gene encoding ribosomal protection-like ABC-F family protein encodes MILLQANNVARYFGADVLFENIQLTVQDTSKIALVGRNGAGKSTLLKIIAGIDPTDAGQVTKAKGLSIGYLAQNTGFTSEKTIWEAMLETFAELIALETRIHSLEAAMGEPSLDLESDNYQRLLKEYDHLQHQFQEQNGYSYQADIKAILNGFRFDESYYNRPVNSLSGGQKTRLALAKLLLEQPNLLILDEPTNHLDIDTLSWLENYLHNYRGALLIVSHDRYFLDKVVNEVYEISRRKMTHYKGNYTKYLDLKAAQLEQEWKAFEKQQDEINKLEDFVARNLARASTTKRAQSRRKQLEKMDRLDKPMGDEKSARIQFNVEKPSGNVVLQLEQAAIGYDQEILSEPINLDVRKQEAIALVGPNGIGKSTLLKSLIGKNALIKGQPHFGTNVAIGYYDQEQSDLRSNKTVLQELWDEHPTTPEKDIRSILGSFLFSGDDVSKTVPTLSGGEKARLALAKLSMDQQNFLILDEPTNHLDIDSKEVLEDALIEFEGTLLFVSHDRYFINRIATKVIELAENGTTEYLGDYDYYVAKKAELEEIERLKAEQQQAIRPTESAPTSQNAFYQSKEVQRETRKLQRKIDEIEARLEAIETEVEQRHLAMTNPDILSDHTELGRLQTEVESLEEEQMNLMDEWETISTELESYQS; translated from the coding sequence ATGATTCTATTACAAGCTAACAATGTCGCACGCTATTTTGGTGCTGACGTGCTATTTGAAAATATCCAACTGACCGTTCAAGACACGAGTAAGATTGCGCTAGTTGGGCGCAACGGTGCCGGGAAATCAACGTTACTAAAAATAATCGCAGGCATTGACCCAACGGATGCCGGTCAAGTAACAAAAGCAAAAGGCTTATCTATTGGTTACCTTGCCCAAAATACCGGATTTACTTCTGAAAAAACAATTTGGGAAGCAATGCTTGAGACATTCGCTGAACTAATTGCACTAGAGACACGAATTCATTCACTAGAAGCTGCAATGGGGGAACCGTCTTTAGATTTAGAAAGTGACAACTACCAACGTCTTCTAAAAGAATACGATCACTTGCAACATCAATTCCAAGAACAAAATGGTTATAGTTATCAAGCAGATATTAAAGCCATCCTAAACGGCTTCCGTTTTGATGAAAGTTACTACAATCGACCTGTTAATAGCCTTTCAGGTGGCCAAAAAACGCGTTTAGCATTAGCGAAGCTGTTGCTAGAACAACCAAATTTATTAATTCTCGATGAGCCAACGAACCATTTAGACATCGACACTTTATCATGGCTGGAAAATTATTTGCACAATTATCGTGGCGCGCTTCTAATTGTGTCACATGACCGCTATTTCTTAGATAAAGTGGTCAATGAAGTCTACGAAATTAGCCGTCGTAAAATGACCCATTACAAAGGGAACTATACAAAATATCTAGACTTAAAAGCCGCACAACTCGAACAAGAATGGAAAGCTTTTGAAAAACAACAAGATGAAATCAACAAGCTAGAAGATTTTGTTGCTCGTAACTTAGCTCGAGCTAGCACAACAAAACGTGCCCAAAGTCGTCGTAAACAACTAGAAAAAATGGACCGCTTAGATAAACCCATGGGCGATGAAAAATCAGCGCGTATTCAATTCAATGTCGAAAAACCTTCTGGGAACGTTGTGCTGCAGTTAGAACAAGCAGCGATTGGCTACGACCAAGAAATTTTATCCGAACCAATTAACTTAGACGTTCGCAAACAAGAAGCAATTGCTTTAGTTGGACCAAACGGGATTGGAAAATCAACCTTACTAAAATCACTGATTGGGAAAAACGCGCTCATTAAAGGACAACCACATTTTGGAACGAACGTGGCGATTGGTTACTATGACCAAGAACAAAGTGATTTACGCTCTAACAAAACCGTCCTACAAGAACTTTGGGATGAACATCCTACTACACCGGAAAAAGATATCAGATCGATTCTAGGTAGCTTCTTATTTTCAGGTGACGATGTGAGTAAGACAGTACCAACCCTAAGTGGTGGAGAAAAAGCCCGTTTAGCACTAGCAAAATTATCAATGGATCAACAAAACTTCTTGATTCTTGATGAGCCAACCAACCACTTAGATATTGATAGCAAAGAGGTATTAGAAGACGCGTTAATTGAATTTGAAGGCACCCTATTATTTGTGTCACATGACCGTTACTTCATTAACCGTATCGCTACCAAAGTGATTGAACTTGCCGAAAATGGCACGACTGAGTATTTAGGCGATTACGACTATTACGTCGCTAAAAAAGCCGAACTTGAAGAAATCGAGCGCTTGAAAGCCGAACAGCAACAAGCAATCCGACCAACTGAAAGTGCCCCCACTTCTCAAAATGCTTTTTATCAATCAAAAGAAGTCCAACGTGAAACTCGTAAATTACAACGTAAAATTGATGAAATCGAAGCACGTTTAGAAGCCATTGAAACTGAAGTCGAACAACGTCATCTCGCTATGACAAACCCTGATATTTTATCAGACCATACCGAATTAGGTCGTTTACAAACAGAAGTTGAATCCCTTGAAGAAGAACAAATGAATTTAATGGATGAATGGGAAACAATTAGTACAGAGTTGGAAAGTTATCAAAGTTAA
- a CDS encoding redox-sensing transcriptional repressor Rex → MKNQLIPRATAKRLPLYYRYLKVLLDSGKTKVSSTELSEAVKVDSATIRRDFSYFGELGKRGYGYDVESLLEFFGRMLTEDRLTSVALIGVGNLGSALLKYGFHQNNNIRISAAFDVKEDIVGRIVDGIPVYPMSDMKEQIQQQQIEVAILTIPSDKAQDVANELFEAGIRGIMNFTPVRLNAPENVHVQSIDLTNELQTLIYFLNHYNDNGETVE, encoded by the coding sequence ATGAAGAATCAATTAATCCCTAGAGCAACAGCGAAGCGTTTGCCGCTTTACTACCGATACTTAAAAGTATTGTTAGATTCTGGGAAAACTAAAGTATCATCGACAGAGTTAAGTGAAGCAGTTAAGGTAGATAGTGCTACTATTCGTCGTGATTTCTCATACTTTGGAGAATTAGGAAAACGCGGTTATGGTTATGATGTGGAGAGCTTATTAGAGTTTTTTGGTCGCATGTTGACGGAAGATCGTCTAACTAGTGTTGCTTTAATTGGAGTAGGTAACTTAGGTAGCGCCTTGCTTAAATATGGCTTCCATCAAAATAACAATATTCGTATTAGTGCAGCCTTTGATGTTAAAGAAGATATTGTAGGACGTATTGTGGATGGTATTCCGGTCTATCCAATGTCTGATATGAAAGAACAAATTCAACAACAACAAATTGAAGTGGCGATTTTAACGATTCCTTCTGATAAAGCCCAAGATGTGGCGAATGAGTTATTTGAAGCAGGTATTCGCGGTATCATGAACTTCACACCGGTACGTTTGAATGCACCTGAAAATGTGCACGTTCAAAGTATCGACTTAACCAATGAATTACAAACATTGATCTATTTCTTGAATCATTATAATGATAATGGTGAAACAGTAGAATAA
- a CDS encoding ISL3 family transposase: MTNDIKKIYGIEDPNLIISSVSEGTYRNKPAKIIQASYKPKAIVCPKCGSSPRNNTGKYIIVKNGSKKVDVLLTHENTGIVSMKLSKQRYRCYNCNTHWTSQIDLVQPSHNISRIIEAKVIELIAERISLKLIAKLCSVSISKVIQVLKSLETYLPKEENRWLPEVLMVDEFRSHTASEDSMSFICADGESGRLVEILESRKINYLIPHFSRYPDEERFRVKFLVTDMNAAYFQLVKDIFPNAELIIDHSHIVKHLNEAFNSFRVREVKRLKVSGKKREASKLKKNWRFLLKNRLDINISEYKKWPSFRSNKYPYLTEQMMIDRLLGFSEPLKLAYDYFHDLLDSFRRKEYERFFELLNTLPDELDEEFKGQVQNLIRYQEGITNALIHPYSNGKIEAKNTHIKTLKRVSYGFKSFSNMRIRIFLTEGLIEVNH; encoded by the coding sequence ATGACTAATGATATCAAAAAAATTTATGGAATTGAAGACCCTAATTTAATAATTTCTAGTGTTTCCGAAGGAACTTACCGTAATAAGCCTGCGAAAATTATACAAGCTAGCTATAAACCTAAAGCCATAGTTTGCCCCAAATGTGGTTCTTCGCCTCGAAACAACACCGGAAAGTACATTATTGTTAAGAATGGTTCTAAGAAGGTAGATGTCCTATTGACACATGAGAACACTGGGATTGTCTCTATGAAGTTATCTAAACAGCGCTATCGTTGTTACAATTGCAATACGCACTGGACTTCGCAAATTGATTTAGTACAACCTTCCCATAATATTTCAAGGATAATTGAAGCTAAAGTCATTGAATTAATAGCTGAAAGAATTTCTCTTAAATTAATTGCTAAATTATGTAGTGTTTCAATTAGTAAAGTGATTCAGGTATTAAAATCTTTAGAAACATACCTTCCTAAGGAAGAAAACCGTTGGTTGCCAGAGGTTTTAATGGTGGATGAATTTCGTTCGCATACTGCTTCAGAAGACTCTATGAGTTTTATTTGTGCTGATGGTGAATCAGGACGATTAGTTGAAATATTGGAAAGCAGAAAAATAAATTATCTTATACCTCACTTTAGTCGCTATCCAGATGAAGAACGATTCAGAGTCAAATTCCTAGTGACAGATATGAATGCGGCTTATTTCCAATTAGTAAAGGATATTTTTCCTAATGCTGAGCTAATCATTGATCACTCTCACATTGTTAAACATTTGAATGAAGCCTTCAATAGCTTTAGAGTACGTGAAGTAAAAAGACTAAAGGTATCAGGGAAAAAAAGAGAAGCGAGTAAACTTAAGAAAAATTGGCGCTTCCTGCTTAAAAACAGATTGGATATTAATATCTCTGAATACAAAAAATGGCCGAGTTTTAGATCTAATAAGTACCCTTACTTGACCGAACAAATGATGATTGATCGGTTATTAGGTTTTTCCGAACCTCTAAAATTAGCCTATGACTACTTCCATGATTTATTAGATTCATTTAGAAGAAAAGAATATGAACGATTCTTTGAATTGTTAAATACTTTACCAGATGAATTAGATGAAGAATTTAAAGGACAAGTACAAAATCTAATACGCTATCAAGAAGGTATTACCAATGCGTTAATACATCCCTATTCAAATGGGAAGATTGAAGCAAAGAATACACACATCAAAACATTAAAACGAGTTTCTTACGGATTCAAATCTTTCAGCAATATGAGGATTAGAATCTTTTTAACCGAAGGTTTGATAGAAGTTAATCATTAA